The nucleotide sequence CCACATCGTGGCATAAAAGTAGCCACTAGAAAAAAATTGAATCTTAAGAGAAAAAAATAGCGACCGCCTCCTTAATTCTGGAGTTTTTTGAGCTTTCCACATCAAATTTTTTTCTGGAACTTCCGTTCCAATAATTTGCAAAACTCTTCCCTACTCAAACCGCTTTGTGATATTATGCTCACTAAAGTTCCTCTTGCAATCGCTACATGTTTTGGTATCACGACCGTTATCTTTTCACGTTCTTGTTTGGTCATGATTACGTGGCTGCCTGACTGCCTGCTAATTTTGAAACCTGCAGAAGAAAGAGCTTTGATGACCTTTCTCGAAGAAACTACAGGCAGTTTCATAAGAATATCCTTGTTGCTATCGGAGGGAGTAATTCCTGCTGCCCCTTTGACTGCTTTTCAGGACATTCCTCCAAATATAAATTAATGGCATCCTCTATGTTTTTTATCGCTTCTTCGTAACTGTGTCCTTGGCTTGCTATACCGAGATTTAGACAATGGGCTACAAAAACCTTTTTACCATTAACTAGTTCCTCGTTAACTGCTATGTCAAATGCTCTTTTAGACATCTTATCTCCACCATAGTATTGTTTTGAGAATATATAAAAACTTTTATAAAATGCCTCCGTGACCTTCTCGTTTCTAACCGAGCTATAATATCTTTTCTTTCGCCAACTTCTTTTACTACAAAACGTTAGTCGAAAAATAATTCCCGCAAGTTAAGTTTTTAAATTGGTATGCTTGAGAAAAGGGTTGGCTGTTGTTACCGTGGCGGTATTTATCGGTATTGCGCTGACGCCGGTAGTCACCACGCAAAATCTTTCGCTTTTGAAAACAGAGGGACAAGAGAGCTATGAAAATAATAATGAGACACAGGAGGAACTTATGAAGGTTGAAGTTACTCAATATGGTCATGATGGTTTAACCGAGAAGAGAATTGTAACATTGCCGCAGAATGAGGTAAATGAGCTCAGAGATAGACTGATTGATACAAAAACCATTGAGGAAAGATTCTGCATACTTAAGGAATACGGATTAATTTTAAAGGAGTATTCACTCGAGAGCTGGAAAGAAGGAATGTATAGGAAAGCAGAGGGGATCGGGCTAAGGGAATATGAAGTGCAAAACCTCACATCAAAATATGAGGAAATGGGCATTTTCAATTTGCCCGTGTTATTGAGCTTTTTCTGTAAAGTCAATGCCATCTATGTTCTGAGCGGCGATGTGAATCTTGGACTCCCACCAATTATTGGGCTGAGTAAATTTTTTGGAAGTTCGAGAATTCTTGCTTTTGACCTGGTTGATGTGTGCTGGGGGGCTTTTGGTATGTTGGAAACAAAAGGTCTCTTAAGAAACCATGCTTTGATCGGTGTTGCAAGTTTTATGGGCATGGCGGGATTTGTGGAGATACATATCCACATTCCGCTTGTCCTTGATATGTACAATGGTTTCTCAGCAATGACGTTTGCGGTTGGGCTGGGGATGCATTCCGTTAACTTTAATTTAGCGACCGTAGCATTATTGAGTTTTGTGGCGGGAGGGCTGGTAATGCAGGGGCTTTTTGGTTTTAATGAAAGTGGCACGTCATAAATTTTGTGCCCCCATCTGAACATGATTGTCCAAAACATTTGGCAGACCGGATATTCGGCCCATAAAAACAGATGAAAATGGTTGCTATCCGAAAAGTAATAGTATCCTTGTCCCATATCGGTGTATATGGAGAATATTGGCGAGAAAAAACTAATTAGGAAGGGAAAGGTGAAAGAGGTTTATGATATTGGTGATGGCAAGCTTGAATTTCTTTTCACTGACAGCATTTCTGTATTTGATAAAATAGTATCTACGGGCATAAAACATAAGGGAGAGATACTGTGCCGCATTTCTGCTTTCTGGTTCAAAAAATGTGAGCAAATGGGCGTTAAAACACATTTCATAGATGCAGGGAAGAACACCATGCACGTCAAAAAGTTCAATATAATAAAGGATTATTCAAAAATAGATGAGAGGACAACGAATTATGTCATACCTCTGGAAGTAATAGCCAGGTATTACGTGGCAGGATCGTTTTATGAGCGGATGAAAAGCGAGAATATGAAATATGGTACAAAACTGCAAAAGCCGATTATAGAATTCACAACAAAATTCGAGGAATACGACAGGATGCTGAGCGAGGAGGATGCGATGAAAATTGCTGGTTTGAATAAAGAGGGAATAGAACGGATAAAGGATGTTGTCCTGAACATAGATGAATACATGCATTCAGAGGTTGAAAAAAAAGGGTTTATCCACGTCGACGGCAAGAAGGAGTTTGCATTTGATGGAGAAAGAAACCTCGTTTTGATTGATACATTCGGAACACCAGATGAGGACAGATTCTGGGATGCAAAAAAGTATGCCAACGGGGGATTTGAAGAGTTGAGCAAAGAATTTGTAAGGTCATATTATAGGAGGATAGGATATTACAGTGCCCTTAGCAGGGCTAGGCAGAATATGACGCCGGAGCCGGCAATCCCTCCGCTGCCAGAAGACATGGCAGAAAAAGTAAGTTTGCTTTATATTTCGCTATACGAAAAAATTACGGGGGAAAAATTCAGATAATCTTCTCACAAATTTCATCCAGTATGCATTCATTACAATTCGGTTTCCTTGCCCTACATGTATGCTTTGCAAGAAGCCAGAATAGGCCTACCACCCTTCCCTCCCTTTCCTTAGGGATTTTTTCCCAGGGAAAAAAGTTCTTCAGTTTTTCCTGTATTTGTTTATAATCCGCTTTCTCATCGACCAGACCGAGCCTTCCTGCTATTCTTGCCATATGCGTATCGACCACGAAAGCCTCTCTCTGCCCGTGAATGGAGGACAAAAGCACGTCTACCGTCTTGTCTCCTATGCCGGGTATTTTAATTATTTCTTGCCTTACCTCTCCCTTTGGCTTTTTCATGACCCATGATATGTCCCCGTCAAAATTTTTTAACACATGCGCAGATATTTCCTTTATCCTTTTTGCCTTTATTCTATAAAGCCCTCCCGGACGGATTGCTTTGCTTATTTCTTTCTCATCTGCATCGAAAAGGCTTTGGGGTGTTATTTCGAAATTGGATTTTAAGCCAAGATATGCTTTCCTTGTATTTTCTGTTGAAGTATTTTGTGAAAGAAGAGTGAATATTATATTTTTGAAAGGGTCTTTCATCGCCTGCCGGTACTCAACTTCATCATCTTCCTTCCACCAGTACTTTGCATATCTTTCTTCCAGCAACTGGAGCATTTTTTCATCCAAACATGACGTCATCCTTATTTTCTTCCTTGCCCACCTGCATCTTTCTCCTCTTCCTTTTAATAAATTTTTCCTGATACTTTCTCCCTATAAACCTGAAATCATTTCTCAGGAGTCTTATAAAAGTCCTGCCCGGGAGCGGCTCCAAAGCCACAATGCCCTTCGACTGAAGTTTAACCAGTTCAAATTCTGTGGTTGCTCTGGATATGTGAAGTTTTTTGCTCAACTCCTCAACGGTAACCGGGTAGTGTTCCTGCAAAATCCTCAGTATTTTTTCTTCCATCGTACCGGTTTTCACTTCAATCATTTTTATACCTGTAATCAATGTTGCATGCCCCTTCAATTGAAACCATGCATGGTCCAACTGGATGCGACGGCTTGCATTTGCCCCCAAAAAGAGGACATTCATCAGGCGGTATCAACCCCCTAAGAACTTCGCCGCATCTACAACCGGGCGGTTCTTTAAATTCCCTGTTTTTTAAGTCCACAAGCATGTCCTCGTATTTCTTCTCAGCGTCATAATCTTCAAATTTTTTCTTAATTACCATCTTGGAGTCCTCGATGTCAGGAAAGCCCCTCCACCTTGCACCCTCCCTATCAAAAACCTCATCCAGCACCTTCAAAGCCTTCTCGTTCCCTTCATATGTCACGCATCTTTTATACTCGTTCTCGACCTCACCCCTACCCTCCAAAACTTGCTTCGCAATCATCCACACACCCATCATAACGTCTATGGGCTCAAAGCCGGCTATGACCTGGGGAATGCCATATCTCCTGGATATGCCCTCGTAAGGCTTAACGCCTATTATAACAGAAACATGCCCGGGGTCTATTATTCCGTCCAAAGCCACTTCACCCATTCCAAGAATTGAAGTGATTGCGGGCGGTATGTACCGGTGACAATTCACCACAGAAAAATTTTCAGGAATGCTTCGCAGCAGCACCGATGCAGTAGATGGCGCAGTTGTTTCAAAACCCACAGCCATAAAAACAACCTCCTTTTTCTCCGCCAATTCAACCGCCT is from Candidatus Thermoplasmatota archaeon and encodes:
- a CDS encoding type II toxin-antitoxin system HicA family toxin, with product MKLPVVSSRKVIKALSSAGFKISRQSGSHVIMTKQEREKITVVIPKHVAIARGTLVSIISQSGLSREEFCKLLERKFQKKI
- a CDS encoding type II toxin-antitoxin system HicB family antitoxin; its protein translation is MSKRAFDIAVNEELVNGKKVFVAHCLNLGIASQGHSYEEAIKNIEDAINLYLEECPEKQSKGQQELLPPIATRIFL
- the purC gene encoding phosphoribosylaminoimidazolesuccinocarboxamide synthase — protein: MENIGEKKLIRKGKVKEVYDIGDGKLEFLFTDSISVFDKIVSTGIKHKGEILCRISAFWFKKCEQMGVKTHFIDAGKNTMHVKKFNIIKDYSKIDERTTNYVIPLEVIARYYVAGSFYERMKSENMKYGTKLQKPIIEFTTKFEEYDRMLSEEDAMKIAGLNKEGIERIKDVVLNIDEYMHSEVEKKGFIHVDGKKEFAFDGERNLVLIDTFGTPDEDRFWDAKKYANGGFEELSKEFVRSYYRRIGYYSALSRARQNMTPEPAIPPLPEDMAEKVSLLYISLYEKITGEKFR
- a CDS encoding HTH domain-containing protein, which translates into the protein MIEVKTGTMEEKILRILQEHYPVTVEELSKKLHISRATTEFELVKLQSKGIVALEPLPGRTFIRLLRNDFRFIGRKYQEKFIKRKRRKMQVGKEENKDDVMFG
- the hypD gene encoding hydrogenase formation protein HypD, coding for MFHLRDKELSQLIAKNLKEMNLNLQIMHVCGTHQDTIVKFGLGSIFRKCGVKIIQGPGCPVCVTTPNEIEIGIRLAEKGITIATFGDMVRVPGVEQSLQSIKAKGGDVRIVYGINEAVELAEKKEVVFMAVGFETTAPSTASVLLRSIPENFSVVNCHRYIPPAITSILGMGEVALDGIIDPGHVSVIIGVKPYEGISRRYGIPQVIAGFEPIDVMMGVWMIAKQVLEGRGEVENEYKRCVTYEGNEKALKVLDEVFDREGARWRGFPDIEDSKMVIKKKFEDYDAEKKYEDMLVDLKNREFKEPPGCRCGEVLRGLIPPDECPLFGGKCKPSHPVGPCMVSIEGACNIDYRYKND